The following proteins are co-located in the Seriola aureovittata isolate HTS-2021-v1 ecotype China chromosome 7, ASM2101889v1, whole genome shotgun sequence genome:
- the tcea3 gene encoding transcription elongation factor A protein 3 isoform X2 — protein sequence MTREEDLIRIAKKLDKMVSRNNTEGAMDLLKELKSFNMTLKLLQETRIGMSVNGIRKHCTDEEVIALAKVLIKDWKRLLDSGHSHSEKPAEMKNGLDSSKTAASPNSSPSETQSSHRRLDVKAKHDSDPDKKHFDKNRKEKHNDEHKNKKRHSDDLRDEKHLDEPKNEKHPQEMRKEKHLEESKKQKAVEDPHLEMDNKKQKHVQDLQSERHKPDPRKERPLEEHKKMRHVEELKKEKHPEEPKKHSKDDMKRDKHREDGRHERPINTPQRERPPSEPQREKPAEAHKSIFERRGVLDSSILYPTRFPSPPRPTRPPLPIKRPSLDGKKDRKDGKDSASRQPRPHTPRPASPPAKWPSLEVKKERKVPPDPNAPIPPLPLHLHPPPPRKEPPDPNAPLPPLPLHLHPPPPPPKRPSLDRKKEKESRKESLDSKPPSQKKTSDHVKKDRKDSSDSKVSNKHSDEAKRERKDSSDSKPPPPKKPSLDIKKEKHRKDSSDSKSAQPVKRHSTDSKPDRRESTESKKSSSLPAKALTGERRESQGSKTSQPAPPQRKPSTDSSERKGKIDAPKTPTTPTSPMSPSFSSPGGPLSPHLATGDSIRDKCIEMLAAALRTDNDYKDFTANCDSMAAEIEDHIYQEIKATDMKYKNRVRSRISNLKDPKNPGLRRNVLAGSIELRRIATMSAEEMASDELKQLRNVLTQEAIREHQMAKTGGTSTDLLQCGKCKKRNCTYNQVQTRSADEPMTTFVLCNECGNRWKFC from the exons ATGACGCGAGAAGAAGATCTCATCCGGATTGCAAAGAAACTGGACAAGATGGTGTCTAGAAATAACACG GAGGGCGCCATGGACCTGCTGAAAGAGCTGAAAAGTTTCAATATGACACTCAAGCTTCTCCAG gAAACGAGGATTGGTATGTCTGTGAATGGTATCAGGAAGCACTGCACGGATGAGGAAGTCATTGCCTTGGCAAAGGTTCTCATTAAAGACTGGAAAAGACTTCTGG ACTCTGGCCATTCTCACTCTGAGAAACCGGCTGAAATGAAGAACGGATTGGACTCCAGCAAAACAGCAGCGTCTCCAAACAGCTCACCCTCCGAGACACAGAGTAG TCACAGGAGACTGGACGTCAAGGCGAAACATGACTCAGATCCTGACAAAAAACACTTcgataaaaacagaaaagagaaacataatgacgagcacaaaaacaaaaagaggcatTCAGATGACCTCAGGGATGAAAAGCACCTGGACGAGCCCAAAAATGAGAAACATCCgcaagaaatgagaaaagaaaagcatttagaagaatccaaaaaacaaaaagctgtggAGGATCCCCATCTGGAGATGGATAACAAGAAACAGAAGCATGTGCAAGACCTGCAGAGTGAAAGACACAAGCCAGACCCAAGGAAAGAAAGACCGTTAGAGGAACACAAAAAGATGAGACACGTGGAAGAactcaaaaaggaaaaacacccCGAGGAGCCGAAGAAGCACAGCAAAGATGACATGAAGAGGGACAAGCACAGAGAAGACGGCAGACACGAGAGGCCGATAAACACTCCGCAACGAGAGAGACCGCCGAGTGAACCCCAGAGAGAGAAACCTGCTGAGGCTCACAAGTCCATATTTGAAAG GAGAGGAGTCTTGGACAGCAGCATTCTGTATCCCACCCggttcccctctcctcctcgccCCACTCGACCTCCTCTCCCGATCAAACGTCCCTCTTTGGACGGGAAAAAAGACAG GAAGGATGGTAAAGACTCCGCCTCCCGACAGCCTCGCCCTCACACTCCCCGACCCGCCTCTCCTCCGGCCAAGTGGCCTTCACTGGAAGTAAAGAAAGAGAG GAAAGTTCCACCAGACCCAAATGCTCCaattcctcctcttcctcttcacctgCATCCTCCTCCACCAAG AAAAGAGCCTCCTGACCCCAACGCCCCTCTTCCTCCgctccctcttcacctccaTCCCCCACCGCCTCCTCCGAAGCGTCCCTCACTGgacaggaaaaaggagaaagagag CAGGAAGGAGTCGTTGGACTCGAAACCTCCTTCACAGAAGAAGACATCAGATCATGTGAAGAAAGACAG gaAAGACTCATCGGATAGCAAAGTGTCTAACAAACACTCCGATGAAGCCAAAAGAGAAAG GAAAGATTCCTCTGACTCTAAACCACCACCTCCCAAAAAACCCAGTTTGGatatcaaaaaagaaaaacacag GAAGGACTCCAGCGACTCAAAGTCTGCCCAACCTGTGAAACGTCATTCAACTGACTCCAAACCTGACAG ACGGGAATCCACTgagtcaaagaaaagcagctcacTACCAGCAAAGGCGCTCACAGGTGAAAG GAGAGAGTCTCAGGGCTCTAAGACCTCTCAGCCTGCACCTCCACAGAGGAAGCCCTCAACTGACAGCAGTGAAAG aaaggGAAAGATCGATGCCCCTAAAACTCCCACCACCCCGACCAGCCCCATGTCACCCAGCTTCAGTTCTCCCGGGGGTCCACTGTCCCCTCACCTGGCTACTGGAGACTCCATCAGGGACAAGTGCATTGAGATGCTGGCAGCTGCCCTGCGCACAGACA ACGACTACAAAGATTTTACAGCTAACTGTGACAGCATGGCAGCAGAGATTGAAGATCATATC TACCAGGAGATAAAGGCCACTGATATGAAGTATAAGAACAGAGTCCGCAGCCGCATCAGCAACTTGAAGGACCCCAAGAACCCTGGGCTTCGCAGAAACGTACTGGCAGGGAGCATTGAGTTGAGGCGCATTGCCACCATGTCTGCCGAG GAAATGGCCAGTGACGAGCTGAAACAGCTGAGGAACGTTCTCACCCAGGAGGCCATCAGGGAGCACCAGATGGCCAAAACTGGTGGCACCTCCACTGACCTGCTGCAGTGCGGCAAGTGCAAGAAGAGAAACTGCACCTATAACCAG gtgcAGACACGCAGTGCTGATGAGCCGATGACCACGTTTGTCCTGTGTAATGAATGTGGTAACCGCTGGAAG TTCTGCTGA
- the tcea3 gene encoding transcription elongation factor A protein 3 isoform X3: MTREEDLIRIAKKLDKMVSRNNTEGAMDLLKELKSFNMTLKLLQETRIGMSVNGIRKHCTDEEVIALAKVLIKDWKRLLDSGHSHSEKPAEMKNGLDSSKTAASPNSSPSETQSSHRRLDVKAKHDSDPDKKHFDKNRKEKHNDEHKNKKRHSDDLRDEKHLDEPKNEKHPQEMRKEKHLEESKKQKAVEDPHLEMDNKKQKHVQDLQSERHKPDPRKERPLEEHKKMRHVEELKKEKHPEEPKKHSKDDMKRDKHREDGRHERPINTPQRERPPSEPQREKPAEAHKSIFERRGVLDSSILYPTRFPSPPRPTRPPLPIKRPSLDGKKDRKDGKDSASRQPRPHTPRPASPPAKWPSLEVKKERKVPPDPNAPIPPLPLHLHPPPPRKEPPDPNAPLPPLPLHLHPPPPPPKRPSLDRKKEKERKESLDSKPPSQKKTSDHVKKDRKDSSDSKVSNKHSDEAKRERKDSSDSKPPPPKKPSLDIKKEKHRKDSSDSKSAQPVKRHSTDSKPDRRESTESKKSSSLPAKALTGERRESQGSKTSQPAPPQRKPSTDSSERKGKIDAPKTPTTPTSPMSPSFSSPGGPLSPHLATGDSIRDKCIEMLAAALRTDNDYKDFTANCDSMAAEIEDHIYQEIKATDMKYKNRVRSRISNLKDPKNPGLRRNVLAGSIELRRIATMSAEEMASDELKQLRNVLTQEAIREHQMAKTGGTSTDLLQCGKCKKRNCTYNQVQTRSADEPMTTFVLCNECGNRWKFC, from the exons ATGACGCGAGAAGAAGATCTCATCCGGATTGCAAAGAAACTGGACAAGATGGTGTCTAGAAATAACACG GAGGGCGCCATGGACCTGCTGAAAGAGCTGAAAAGTTTCAATATGACACTCAAGCTTCTCCAG gAAACGAGGATTGGTATGTCTGTGAATGGTATCAGGAAGCACTGCACGGATGAGGAAGTCATTGCCTTGGCAAAGGTTCTCATTAAAGACTGGAAAAGACTTCTGG ACTCTGGCCATTCTCACTCTGAGAAACCGGCTGAAATGAAGAACGGATTGGACTCCAGCAAAACAGCAGCGTCTCCAAACAGCTCACCCTCCGAGACACAGAGTAG TCACAGGAGACTGGACGTCAAGGCGAAACATGACTCAGATCCTGACAAAAAACACTTcgataaaaacagaaaagagaaacataatgacgagcacaaaaacaaaaagaggcatTCAGATGACCTCAGGGATGAAAAGCACCTGGACGAGCCCAAAAATGAGAAACATCCgcaagaaatgagaaaagaaaagcatttagaagaatccaaaaaacaaaaagctgtggAGGATCCCCATCTGGAGATGGATAACAAGAAACAGAAGCATGTGCAAGACCTGCAGAGTGAAAGACACAAGCCAGACCCAAGGAAAGAAAGACCGTTAGAGGAACACAAAAAGATGAGACACGTGGAAGAactcaaaaaggaaaaacacccCGAGGAGCCGAAGAAGCACAGCAAAGATGACATGAAGAGGGACAAGCACAGAGAAGACGGCAGACACGAGAGGCCGATAAACACTCCGCAACGAGAGAGACCGCCGAGTGAACCCCAGAGAGAGAAACCTGCTGAGGCTCACAAGTCCATATTTGAAAG GAGAGGAGTCTTGGACAGCAGCATTCTGTATCCCACCCggttcccctctcctcctcgccCCACTCGACCTCCTCTCCCGATCAAACGTCCCTCTTTGGACGGGAAAAAAGACAG GAAGGATGGTAAAGACTCCGCCTCCCGACAGCCTCGCCCTCACACTCCCCGACCCGCCTCTCCTCCGGCCAAGTGGCCTTCACTGGAAGTAAAGAAAGAGAG GAAAGTTCCACCAGACCCAAATGCTCCaattcctcctcttcctcttcacctgCATCCTCCTCCACCAAG AAAAGAGCCTCCTGACCCCAACGCCCCTCTTCCTCCgctccctcttcacctccaTCCCCCACCGCCTCCTCCGAAGCGTCCCTCACTGgacaggaaaaaggagaaagagag GAAGGAGTCGTTGGACTCGAAACCTCCTTCACAGAAGAAGACATCAGATCATGTGAAGAAAGACAG gaAAGACTCATCGGATAGCAAAGTGTCTAACAAACACTCCGATGAAGCCAAAAGAGAAAG GAAAGATTCCTCTGACTCTAAACCACCACCTCCCAAAAAACCCAGTTTGGatatcaaaaaagaaaaacacag GAAGGACTCCAGCGACTCAAAGTCTGCCCAACCTGTGAAACGTCATTCAACTGACTCCAAACCTGACAG ACGGGAATCCACTgagtcaaagaaaagcagctcacTACCAGCAAAGGCGCTCACAGGTGAAAG GAGAGAGTCTCAGGGCTCTAAGACCTCTCAGCCTGCACCTCCACAGAGGAAGCCCTCAACTGACAGCAGTGAAAG aaaggGAAAGATCGATGCCCCTAAAACTCCCACCACCCCGACCAGCCCCATGTCACCCAGCTTCAGTTCTCCCGGGGGTCCACTGTCCCCTCACCTGGCTACTGGAGACTCCATCAGGGACAAGTGCATTGAGATGCTGGCAGCTGCCCTGCGCACAGACA ACGACTACAAAGATTTTACAGCTAACTGTGACAGCATGGCAGCAGAGATTGAAGATCATATC TACCAGGAGATAAAGGCCACTGATATGAAGTATAAGAACAGAGTCCGCAGCCGCATCAGCAACTTGAAGGACCCCAAGAACCCTGGGCTTCGCAGAAACGTACTGGCAGGGAGCATTGAGTTGAGGCGCATTGCCACCATGTCTGCCGAG GAAATGGCCAGTGACGAGCTGAAACAGCTGAGGAACGTTCTCACCCAGGAGGCCATCAGGGAGCACCAGATGGCCAAAACTGGTGGCACCTCCACTGACCTGCTGCAGTGCGGCAAGTGCAAGAAGAGAAACTGCACCTATAACCAG gtgcAGACACGCAGTGCTGATGAGCCGATGACCACGTTTGTCCTGTGTAATGAATGTGGTAACCGCTGGAAG TTCTGCTGA
- the tcea3 gene encoding transcription elongation factor A protein 3 isoform X1, with protein MTREEDLIRIAKKLDKMVSRNNTEGAMDLLKELKSFNMTLKLLQETRIGMSVNGIRKHCTDEEVIALAKVLIKDWKRLLDSGHSHSEKPAEMKNGLDSSKTAASPNSSPSETQSSHRRLDVKAKHDSDPDKKHFDKNRKEKHNDEHKNKKRHSDDLRDEKHLDEPKNEKHPQEMRKEKHLEESKKQKAVEDPHLEMDNKKQKHVQDLQSERHKPDPRKERPLEEHKKMRHVEELKKEKHPEEPKKHSKDDMKRDKHREDGRHERPINTPQRERPPSEPQREKPAEAHKSIFERRGVLDSSILYPTRFPSPPRPTRPPLPIKRPSLDGKKDRKDGKDSASRQPRPHTPRPASPPAKWPSLEVKKERKVPPDPNAPIPPLPLHLHPPPPRKEPPDPNAPLPPLPLHLHPPPPPPKRPSLDRKKEKERSDCMSAITALECLGGLFWKKLPVILFGKFCSSLNPCVICHSRKESLDSKPPSQKKTSDHVKKDRKDSSDSKVSNKHSDEAKRERKDSSDSKPPPPKKPSLDIKKEKHRKDSSDSKSAQPVKRHSTDSKPDRRESTESKKSSSLPAKALTGERRESQGSKTSQPAPPQRKPSTDSSERKGKIDAPKTPTTPTSPMSPSFSSPGGPLSPHLATGDSIRDKCIEMLAAALRTDNDYKDFTANCDSMAAEIEDHIYQEIKATDMKYKNRVRSRISNLKDPKNPGLRRNVLAGSIELRRIATMSAEEMASDELKQLRNVLTQEAIREHQMAKTGGTSTDLLQCGKCKKRNCTYNQVQTRSADEPMTTFVLCNECGNRWKFC; from the exons ATGACGCGAGAAGAAGATCTCATCCGGATTGCAAAGAAACTGGACAAGATGGTGTCTAGAAATAACACG GAGGGCGCCATGGACCTGCTGAAAGAGCTGAAAAGTTTCAATATGACACTCAAGCTTCTCCAG gAAACGAGGATTGGTATGTCTGTGAATGGTATCAGGAAGCACTGCACGGATGAGGAAGTCATTGCCTTGGCAAAGGTTCTCATTAAAGACTGGAAAAGACTTCTGG ACTCTGGCCATTCTCACTCTGAGAAACCGGCTGAAATGAAGAACGGATTGGACTCCAGCAAAACAGCAGCGTCTCCAAACAGCTCACCCTCCGAGACACAGAGTAG TCACAGGAGACTGGACGTCAAGGCGAAACATGACTCAGATCCTGACAAAAAACACTTcgataaaaacagaaaagagaaacataatgacgagcacaaaaacaaaaagaggcatTCAGATGACCTCAGGGATGAAAAGCACCTGGACGAGCCCAAAAATGAGAAACATCCgcaagaaatgagaaaagaaaagcatttagaagaatccaaaaaacaaaaagctgtggAGGATCCCCATCTGGAGATGGATAACAAGAAACAGAAGCATGTGCAAGACCTGCAGAGTGAAAGACACAAGCCAGACCCAAGGAAAGAAAGACCGTTAGAGGAACACAAAAAGATGAGACACGTGGAAGAactcaaaaaggaaaaacacccCGAGGAGCCGAAGAAGCACAGCAAAGATGACATGAAGAGGGACAAGCACAGAGAAGACGGCAGACACGAGAGGCCGATAAACACTCCGCAACGAGAGAGACCGCCGAGTGAACCCCAGAGAGAGAAACCTGCTGAGGCTCACAAGTCCATATTTGAAAG GAGAGGAGTCTTGGACAGCAGCATTCTGTATCCCACCCggttcccctctcctcctcgccCCACTCGACCTCCTCTCCCGATCAAACGTCCCTCTTTGGACGGGAAAAAAGACAG GAAGGATGGTAAAGACTCCGCCTCCCGACAGCCTCGCCCTCACACTCCCCGACCCGCCTCTCCTCCGGCCAAGTGGCCTTCACTGGAAGTAAAGAAAGAGAG GAAAGTTCCACCAGACCCAAATGCTCCaattcctcctcttcctcttcacctgCATCCTCCTCCACCAAG AAAAGAGCCTCCTGACCCCAACGCCCCTCTTCCTCCgctccctcttcacctccaTCCCCCACCGCCTCCTCCGAAGCGTCCCTCACTGgacaggaaaaaggagaaagagaggtcTGACTGCATGTCTGCGATCACTGCCTTGGAGTGTCTGGGAggattattttggaaaaaattaCCTGTAATCTTATTTGGAAAATTCTGCTCTTCATTGAATCCTTGTGTTATTTGCCACAGCAGGAAGGAGTCGTTGGACTCGAAACCTCCTTCACAGAAGAAGACATCAGATCATGTGAAGAAAGACAG gaAAGACTCATCGGATAGCAAAGTGTCTAACAAACACTCCGATGAAGCCAAAAGAGAAAG GAAAGATTCCTCTGACTCTAAACCACCACCTCCCAAAAAACCCAGTTTGGatatcaaaaaagaaaaacacag GAAGGACTCCAGCGACTCAAAGTCTGCCCAACCTGTGAAACGTCATTCAACTGACTCCAAACCTGACAG ACGGGAATCCACTgagtcaaagaaaagcagctcacTACCAGCAAAGGCGCTCACAGGTGAAAG GAGAGAGTCTCAGGGCTCTAAGACCTCTCAGCCTGCACCTCCACAGAGGAAGCCCTCAACTGACAGCAGTGAAAG aaaggGAAAGATCGATGCCCCTAAAACTCCCACCACCCCGACCAGCCCCATGTCACCCAGCTTCAGTTCTCCCGGGGGTCCACTGTCCCCTCACCTGGCTACTGGAGACTCCATCAGGGACAAGTGCATTGAGATGCTGGCAGCTGCCCTGCGCACAGACA ACGACTACAAAGATTTTACAGCTAACTGTGACAGCATGGCAGCAGAGATTGAAGATCATATC TACCAGGAGATAAAGGCCACTGATATGAAGTATAAGAACAGAGTCCGCAGCCGCATCAGCAACTTGAAGGACCCCAAGAACCCTGGGCTTCGCAGAAACGTACTGGCAGGGAGCATTGAGTTGAGGCGCATTGCCACCATGTCTGCCGAG GAAATGGCCAGTGACGAGCTGAAACAGCTGAGGAACGTTCTCACCCAGGAGGCCATCAGGGAGCACCAGATGGCCAAAACTGGTGGCACCTCCACTGACCTGCTGCAGTGCGGCAAGTGCAAGAAGAGAAACTGCACCTATAACCAG gtgcAGACACGCAGTGCTGATGAGCCGATGACCACGTTTGTCCTGTGTAATGAATGTGGTAACCGCTGGAAG TTCTGCTGA